A stretch of Aureispira sp. CCB-E DNA encodes these proteins:
- a CDS encoding cob(I)yrinic acid a,c-diamide adenosyltransferase yields MAFKVYTKTGDKGSTALFGGARVPKNHIRIESYGTVDELNSYIGLIRDYLEDKALRDVLKEVQDRLFTLGAILATDPSKNNLKTPDLHDSDVTYLESEIDRMQETLPTLKYFVLPGGHPTVSFCHVARCVCRRAERMTVALNENEPILPVVMQYLNRLSDYLFVLGRYVGALLNAEEVCWIPRK; encoded by the coding sequence ATGGCATTTAAAGTATATACAAAAACAGGTGATAAAGGATCTACAGCTCTTTTTGGAGGAGCAAGAGTGCCCAAAAATCATATTCGAATCGAATCGTATGGAACAGTAGATGAATTAAATTCTTATATAGGGCTGATTCGAGACTACTTAGAAGATAAAGCATTGAGAGATGTACTAAAAGAGGTACAAGATCGTTTATTTACTTTAGGAGCTATTTTGGCAACAGATCCATCTAAAAACAATTTAAAAACACCTGATTTGCACGACTCAGATGTGACTTATCTAGAATCAGAGATTGATAGAATGCAAGAAACGCTGCCAACACTCAAATATTTCGTTTTACCAGGAGGACATCCAACAGTATCTTTTTGCCATGTTGCTCGATGTGTTTGTAGGAGAGCAGAACGCATGACTGTTGCATTGAATGAGAATGAACCCATTTTGCCTGTTGTCATGCAGTATTTAAATCGACTATCTGATTATTTATTTGTCTTAGGTCGTTATGTAGGAGCTTTGTTAAATGCCGAAGAAGTTTGTTGGATACCTCGGAAATAA
- a CDS encoding deoxynucleoside kinase gives MTKSTLKVRNGNYIVVEGNIGAGKTSLSKLLSEDLNARLILEEFSDNPFLPLFYKNPDRYAFPVELFFMTERHKQLQDLLMKGNLFQEYVVSDYIFSKTLLFAGQNLVNEELRLFQRLFHTLNASFPKPHLLVYLHRSVDDLLANISKRGRAYEQDISANYLLKIQQAYFDFFRLVEHDLSILIMDVEGLDFINNVSHYQIVVDQLEKEYPKGLHHWSYQQ, from the coding sequence ATGACAAAGAGTACTCTAAAAGTGAGGAATGGAAATTATATTGTTGTCGAAGGAAATATTGGGGCGGGTAAAACGTCTTTGAGTAAATTACTGTCAGAAGATTTGAACGCCCGTCTTATTTTAGAAGAGTTTTCAGATAATCCTTTTTTGCCACTTTTTTACAAGAATCCTGATCGTTATGCATTTCCTGTGGAGTTGTTTTTTATGACCGAACGACACAAGCAATTACAAGATTTGTTAATGAAAGGTAATTTGTTTCAAGAGTATGTCGTTTCAGATTATATCTTTTCCAAGACTCTGTTGTTTGCAGGCCAAAACTTAGTCAACGAAGAATTGCGCCTATTTCAGCGGTTGTTCCATACACTTAATGCCTCTTTTCCAAAACCGCACTTATTGGTTTATTTGCACCGTTCTGTGGATGACCTGTTAGCAAATATTTCTAAAAGAGGAAGAGCATACGAGCAGGACATTAGTGCCAACTATTTACTAAAAATTCAGCAAGCTTATTTTGATTTCTTTAGACTGGTAGAGCATGATTTATCCATTTTGATAATGGATGTAGAGGGCTTAGATTTTATTAATAATGTCTCGCACTATCAAATTGTTGTGGATCAGTTAGAGAAAGAGTACCCCAAAGGATTGCATCACTGGAGTTATCAACAATAA
- the folK gene encoding 2-amino-4-hydroxy-6-hydroxymethyldihydropteridine diphosphokinase, with product MNTVYLSIGTNMGNRAANLELVHSLISRNIGIVAKESNIYETEPWGVEGQENYYNQVLCVKTALEPAVLLHKCQVIEQKMGRSRIVKWEPRVMDIDILFFNDLVVKEEGLEIPHPLLQERNFVLKPLAELTTDWVHPILNKNVQELLEACTDKASVVLLELAD from the coding sequence ATGAACACAGTATATTTATCCATAGGAACCAATATGGGAAATCGAGCGGCAAACCTAGAATTAGTACACAGTCTGATTAGCCGCAATATTGGAATTGTTGCCAAAGAATCCAATATCTATGAAACAGAACCTTGGGGCGTTGAAGGACAAGAAAATTATTATAACCAAGTACTTTGTGTGAAAACAGCATTAGAACCAGCTGTATTGTTGCACAAGTGCCAAGTTATCGAGCAAAAAATGGGGCGCTCCCGCATTGTAAAATGGGAGCCAAGGGTAATGGATATTGATATCCTATTCTTTAATGATTTAGTAGTTAAAGAAGAGGGGCTAGAAATTCCACATCCATTGTTGCAAGAGCGTAATTTTGTTCTGAAACCTTTGGCGGAGTTGACAACAGATTGGGTACATCCAATTTTAAATAAAAATGTTCAAGAGCTATTAGAAGCATGCACAGATAAAGCATCTGTTGTATTGTTAGAACTTGCAGATTAA
- a CDS encoding NUDIX hydrolase, with translation MYKIYIGEIPVLLVSKEEAPQYTTGRLRDMVVQHTLKRRKKLHQIVDNLEKGTKSYDSIIVVSEDLPQLKEDFFTMYKIHRAGGGVVFNSKNEVLAIHRMGYWDLPKGKEEEGESIEETAIREVQEETGVQKLNLENFVCDTYHTYKTKKGKRILKWSTWYKMTTNETLLTPQTEEDIDLAVWMPVEELKNKEPIYKNILDVLNQL, from the coding sequence ATGTACAAAATATATATTGGCGAGATTCCTGTTTTGCTAGTTTCTAAAGAAGAGGCACCTCAATATACAACAGGACGATTGAGAGATATGGTCGTTCAACACACACTAAAACGTCGAAAAAAACTACATCAAATTGTTGATAATCTAGAAAAAGGTACCAAAAGCTACGATTCTATAATTGTAGTCTCAGAAGACTTGCCTCAATTGAAGGAAGATTTTTTTACAATGTATAAAATTCATAGAGCGGGAGGCGGTGTTGTTTTTAACTCAAAAAATGAAGTATTGGCTATTCATAGAATGGGCTATTGGGATTTGCCGAAAGGAAAAGAAGAAGAAGGAGAATCTATAGAAGAAACAGCTATTCGAGAAGTCCAAGAAGAAACGGGAGTGCAAAAACTGAACCTAGAGAACTTCGTCTGTGATACCTATCATACCTATAAAACTAAGAAAGGCAAACGAATTTTGAAATGGTCTACTTGGTACAAGATGACAACAAACGAAACCCTATTGACACCACAAACGGAAGAGGATATTGATCTGGCGGTTTGGATGCCCGTTGAAGAACTTAAGAACAAGGAACCAATTTACAAAAATATATTAGACGTATTGAACCAACTATAA
- a CDS encoding 8-amino-7-oxononanoate synthase — translation MNKLLEKRMLALLNRRKAQNAFRVVRSQSHLIDFCSNDYLSLARSEELQIETKKQYKNQLSGATGSRLLSGHYDLLERLENQLAIFHRAESALVFNSGYNANLGLISTIPRRSDVILYDELIHASIHDGIRLSPATPLSFAHNDLSELEHLLSKHLGKNIFVLVESIYSMDGDAAPLVQIQELCQKYDANLIVDEAHSTGIYGSHGAGLCVELGIEQFVFARVHTFGKAIGTHGAAIVGSQLLKEYLINYARPLIYTTALSPHTVQSTLVAYQFLEQEGKHSIQRLNERIAYFRKLILKQNKYTYIQSTSPIQCLIVPGNEAVSQLALSLQNAGYDVRPIRTPTVPMGKERIRICLHCHNSLEEIKQLIELIL, via the coding sequence ATGAATAAACTATTAGAGAAAAGAATGTTAGCTTTGCTAAACCGCCGAAAAGCCCAAAATGCTTTTAGAGTGGTTCGCAGTCAATCCCACTTAATTGATTTTTGTTCTAACGATTATTTAAGCCTAGCTCGATCCGAAGAACTACAAATAGAAACCAAAAAACAATACAAAAACCAATTATCAGGCGCCACAGGATCTAGGCTATTATCCGGGCATTATGATTTGTTAGAAAGATTAGAAAACCAATTGGCAATTTTTCATCGCGCTGAGTCTGCTTTGGTCTTTAATTCAGGGTACAATGCTAACCTAGGACTTATTAGCACCATCCCAAGACGATCGGATGTTATTTTGTACGATGAACTCATCCACGCAAGTATTCACGATGGGATACGATTAAGTCCTGCAACACCCCTAAGTTTTGCACACAACGATTTAAGTGAACTAGAGCATTTGCTTAGCAAACACCTTGGAAAGAATATTTTTGTCCTCGTTGAATCCATCTACTCTATGGATGGAGATGCTGCTCCTCTAGTGCAAATTCAGGAACTTTGCCAGAAATATGATGCCAATTTAATTGTTGATGAAGCACACAGCACAGGAATTTATGGCAGTCATGGAGCTGGGCTTTGTGTCGAATTGGGTATCGAACAATTTGTCTTTGCTAGGGTACATACATTTGGCAAAGCCATTGGTACACATGGCGCTGCTATTGTTGGTTCCCAACTACTTAAAGAGTATTTAATTAATTATGCTCGCCCTTTAATATACACAACCGCCTTGAGTCCTCATACTGTACAAAGTACTTTAGTAGCCTATCAATTCTTGGAACAAGAAGGCAAGCATTCTATTCAGCGATTAAACGAACGTATTGCTTATTTCCGAAAACTCATTCTCAAACAGAACAAATATACTTACATACAAAGTACTAGTCCTATTCAATGCCTTATTGTCCCTGGAAATGAAGCCGTTTCTCAACTTGCATTATCCCTACAAAATGCGGGGTATGACGTGCGCCCTATTCGCACACCAACCGTTCCTATGGGAAAAGAACGCATTCGAATTTGTCTTCATTGTCATAATTCACTAGAAGAAATTAAGCAGTTGATCGAACTAATCCTTTAG
- a CDS encoding DUF4293 domain-containing protein — MIQRIQSVYLLLASLVGSSLFALPFASGPVKSEGVLADGYLNINDNIALIILTVLVVLLSFVTIFLYNNRKLQMNLGKLNILITAGLFAFAAYLFYTIQSIATVGGGLFMPVLVMILIILANKGIQKDDKLVRDSNRLR; from the coding sequence ATGATACAACGCATTCAATCTGTTTACTTATTATTAGCATCTTTGGTAGGAAGTTCCTTGTTTGCACTTCCATTTGCTAGTGGTCCTGTTAAATCAGAAGGAGTCTTGGCTGATGGTTATCTAAATATTAATGATAATATCGCTTTAATTATTTTGACCGTTTTAGTGGTTTTGCTATCATTTGTCACGATTTTCTTGTACAACAATCGAAAATTGCAAATGAATTTAGGCAAGCTTAATATTTTGATTACAGCAGGGTTGTTTGCTTTTGCTGCTTACTTGTTTTACACCATTCAATCAATTGCAACTGTTGGAGGAGGTTTGTTTATGCCCGTATTGGTAATGATTTTAATTATCTTAGCCAATAAAGGAATTCAAAAAGATGACAAATTGGTTCGTGATTCTAACCGTTTGCGTTAA
- a CDS encoding thiolase family protein, with protein MNNKNQTIYIIDALRTPIGKLHGALSHIRPDDLTSLLIKGLVNKNAINKEEIDGIILGCANQAGEDNRNIARMASLLAGLPYGSTATTINSLCSSGMEAMLNAIKNIALGDGDLYLAGGVESMSRSPMVTSKVDQTTVDSLIGWRFVNPNIQQACPPLSMAETAELLAQKYAISRDQQDLYAYHSRQKYQAALEKNIWRSEILALADQKKKLWRLDEQHRLLSLDLLTKLPTLVSNGAHISSGNAARIGDGAALVAFASRKYIRKHNIQPIAKVKAWASASCHPSEMSLSAVVAAQKALNKIDLKTNDLDWIEMSESFAVQTLVCIQELGLDPQKVNPNGGALTIGNPISVSSARLVVSLAKEMQRNKKIKYGLATTCAGLGTGTALILEAHN; from the coding sequence ATGAACAATAAAAATCAAACAATATACATCATAGATGCTCTAAGGACACCAATAGGAAAACTACATGGAGCACTATCACATATCCGCCCCGATGACTTAACAAGCCTACTTATCAAGGGGTTAGTTAATAAAAACGCTATTAATAAAGAAGAAATAGATGGCATTATCCTCGGTTGTGCGAATCAGGCTGGCGAAGATAATAGGAATATAGCCAGAATGGCTAGTCTATTAGCAGGACTCCCTTACGGCTCTACAGCCACTACCATTAATAGTCTTTGTTCTTCGGGAATGGAAGCCATGCTAAATGCAATAAAAAATATTGCCCTTGGGGATGGTGATTTGTATTTAGCTGGAGGCGTAGAAAGCATGAGTAGAAGCCCAATGGTTACAAGCAAAGTAGATCAAACGACAGTAGATAGCCTTATTGGCTGGCGATTCGTTAACCCCAATATACAGCAAGCTTGTCCTCCTTTGTCGATGGCTGAAACAGCGGAGTTATTGGCTCAAAAATATGCTATTTCTAGAGACCAACAAGACTTATACGCTTATCACAGCAGACAAAAATACCAAGCTGCTCTCGAAAAAAACATCTGGCGATCAGAGATACTAGCTTTGGCAGATCAAAAAAAGAAGCTTTGGCGATTAGACGAACAACACCGCCTTTTATCTTTGGACTTGTTAACTAAATTACCTACATTAGTTTCTAATGGGGCTCATATTAGCTCAGGGAATGCGGCTAGAATCGGCGATGGAGCAGCTTTGGTTGCTTTTGCTTCGAGAAAATACATTCGCAAACATAATATTCAACCTATTGCAAAAGTAAAAGCATGGGCAAGTGCCTCGTGTCATCCTAGCGAAATGAGTCTTTCGGCTGTGGTAGCAGCACAAAAAGCTTTGAATAAAATTGATTTAAAAACCAATGATCTCGACTGGATTGAAATGAGTGAATCTTTTGCTGTTCAGACTTTGGTTTGCATCCAAGAACTGGGACTAGATCCTCAAAAAGTAAATCCAAACGGAGGGGCATTGACCATTGGCAATCCTATTTCTGTGAGCTCTGCTCGATTGGTTGTTTCTCTGGCAAAAGAGATGCAACGGAATAAAAAAATCAAGTATGGATTGGCGACAACTTGCGCTGGTTTGGGTACAGGAACCGCTTTGATTTTAGAAGCTCATAATTAG
- a CDS encoding YihY/virulence factor BrkB family protein encodes MIKKLFNNIKAKVLPVVHYIYNHPLVHPIIHPIYTILSNTIQSYNDHKVFRLGAALAYYTIFSLPALIIVIVGLVGFFLGEAAVHGEVYLFLVEFVGPEAAKQVENAVINIGTPDTNWWATVIGIGVLIFVATGVFYALQDTLNHIFEVKPVPTRVRVLEVLINRVLSLGVVLSIGGLLLLSIVLNALLLEMSNFISGNKAFLHDTLPDFFIPYMEYLTDYFLVFLNLGISVFLVTLFFAMLYKILPAVKLQWKYIWLGAFFAAILFWIGQLVMGIYLSKTSVISAYGAAGSIIVILIWVSYSSQLVFLGAEFIIAACNYNDVEIKPKRFARALQKTRRKKIIKQIARKQLEDLSNDFLIAAPPSYTKLREANEMASVENLPNPPAPDPQQEDISKNIKSNEELGFNSDKNIDLTK; translated from the coding sequence ATGATTAAGAAGCTATTTAATAATATAAAGGCAAAAGTTCTTCCAGTTGTACATTATATTTACAACCACCCCTTAGTACATCCTATTATACATCCAATATATACTATTCTTAGCAATACCATACAAAGTTACAACGATCACAAGGTATTTCGTTTAGGAGCAGCACTAGCCTATTACACTATTTTTTCCTTGCCAGCACTTATTATTGTAATTGTTGGTTTGGTTGGCTTTTTCTTAGGAGAAGCCGCTGTTCATGGAGAAGTCTATCTTTTTTTGGTCGAATTTGTTGGACCAGAGGCTGCCAAACAAGTAGAAAATGCCGTGATCAACATCGGTACTCCAGATACCAATTGGTGGGCAACTGTTATTGGTATAGGGGTTCTTATTTTTGTTGCTACAGGTGTTTTTTATGCCCTCCAAGATACTTTAAATCATATTTTTGAAGTCAAACCAGTTCCTACAAGAGTTCGAGTATTGGAAGTGCTTATCAATCGGGTACTTTCTTTGGGAGTTGTACTAAGTATTGGTGGTTTGCTTCTTTTATCCATTGTTCTCAATGCATTACTCTTAGAAATGAGTAATTTCATTAGTGGCAACAAAGCCTTTTTGCACGACACACTTCCTGATTTCTTCATTCCTTATATGGAATATTTGACCGATTATTTTTTAGTATTCTTAAATCTTGGCATTTCTGTTTTTTTGGTCACCTTATTTTTTGCTATGCTATATAAAATTCTTCCCGCAGTCAAATTACAGTGGAAATATATCTGGTTAGGTGCCTTTTTTGCTGCCATACTATTTTGGATTGGGCAATTGGTCATGGGAATCTATTTGAGCAAGACTAGTGTCATTTCAGCCTACGGTGCTGCGGGGTCTATTATTGTCATCTTAATTTGGGTTTCCTATTCTTCTCAATTAGTCTTTTTGGGGGCAGAATTTATTATTGCTGCTTGTAATTACAACGACGTTGAAATCAAACCCAAACGATTTGCTAGAGCACTGCAAAAGACTCGCCGCAAAAAGATAATCAAACAAATTGCTCGCAAACAGCTAGAAGATCTTTCTAATGATTTCTTGATAGCAGCTCCACCTTCATATACCAAACTCCGAGAAGCTAATGAGATGGCAAGTGTAGAAAACCTTCCCAACCCTCCTGCTCCCGATCCTCAACAAGAGGACATAAGTAAAAACATCAAATCCAATGAAGAACTTGGATTCAATTCGGATAAAAACATTGATTTAACCAAATAA